From a region of the Coffea arabica cultivar ET-39 chromosome 3e, Coffea Arabica ET-39 HiFi, whole genome shotgun sequence genome:
- the LOC113736847 gene encoding fanconi-associated nuclease 1 homolog isoform X2, whose translation MLTGRESLKRLIGKRRRFLPNRHSIISSALPSPESTLNLWKKEEVDDETSSGDDKNGAPELVSCPICGVEVPGDNDVINSHLDACLARGTEPCDAIVSNSRLDACIVRGTKRKLSQRTLFQLNFCSRSKVKVHSVVLDSAEVVDVAESDSINGIRWYRHHGYDDTECFEKCSSNQVEWPLESVATGNNEVAGYADKPVNDEVIENDVDSPSLPSEGKVSEKDRQEPMEDDELSELSLQTFIVGRKFADQTELTLQTKMILSRDPENPKDPNAIKVVSADRGCNNVIGFLPRKLAEHLSPLIDKFHLYFEGHVTSVPQHALAVVPIQIFCQNKSVLDGKDCDSWKLFKSLWRHAVYAVDSAKTRPPGMTGYQQNLVLMIQEVLKSHSHLLTDGEKTFLERLTLLSDDSQRLFARLYTRKGPWFRMSNISYTEILDCEGAIKELSEAGFLCSIESDNNVQEDDLKEILNVLNVGELRELVNSVIDENFTRTYWKRHKKCTPVMKKQDLISSLLSSYKDNICSNLLSLILLKTAVCVRVTASAESLIWRAERLFFLNGEQDLSSFLLVDLGIIKYPTYNCILSDHIFRHRNELLSYEEAIEVAQIMDESLDLNNSELVSRCIEVSDHRIFNPVQAVQSSTAGSIDTFLSCFSASWVYSKVVLLGVSFLERELRYIEAIKLLKRLLVNFISDRRRGYWTLRLSVDLEHVGRINESLQVAEDGLLDPWVRAGSRLALQRRVLRLGRPPRRWRTPSYSQSVKRKITEVHIQGRPLNSKTGMRSIFYGEDGEQCGVEELALQYYAGEGGAWMGVHTESGIWLTIFGLLMWDIMFADVPNAFCTKFQFTGANL comes from the exons ATGCATGTCTTGCTAGAGGGACTGAACCTTGTGATGCTATCGTCAGCAATTCTCGTTTAG ATGCATGCATTGTTAGAGGAACTAAGCGGAAATTAAGTCAGCGTACCCTTTTTCAGTTGAACTTTTGCTCAAGATCCAAAGTTAAAGTTCATTCTGTTGTGTTGGATTCTGCTGAAGTTGTTGATGTTGCTGAGAGTGATTCAATTAATGGTATTAGATGGTACAGACATCATGGATATGATGACACAGAATGTTTTGAAAAATGCAGTAGCAATCAAGTGGAATGGCCATTGGAGTCAGTTGCTACTGGAAACAATGAAGTAGCAGGTTATGCAGATAAGCCAGTTAATGATGAAGTAATCGAGAATGATGTTGATTCCCCTTCACTGCCTTCTGAAGGGAAGGTGTCTGAAAAAGATAGGCAGGAACCCATGGAGGATGATGAACTATCAGAGTTGTCTCTTCAAACATTCATTGTTGGCAGAAAGTTTGCTGATCAAACAGAGTTAACTCTTCAGACAAAGATGATCCTCTCAAGAGACCCTGAGAATCCCAAAGATCCAAATGCTATTAAG GTCGTTTCTGCAGATCGTGGGTGTAATAATGTGATCGGTTTTCTACCACGCAAGTTGGCTGAGCATCTATCTCCCCTAATAGACAAGTTCCACCTATATTTTGAG GGTCATGTGACTTCTGTTCCACAGCATGCTCTTGCTGTTGTCCCTATTCAAATTTTCTGTCAAAATAAGTCAGTACTTGATGGAAAAGATTGTGACAGTTGGAAACTTTTCAAGTCCTTGTGGAGACATGCTGTGTATGCTGTTGATTCTGCGAAGACTCGTCCTCCAGGCATGACAGGATATCAGCAGAACCTTGTTCTAATGATACAAGAGGTTTTAAAGAGCCATTCACATCTTTTGACTGATGGAGAAAAGACTTTCCTTG AACGCTTGACCTTGCTTTCGGATGACAGTCAGAGGCTCTTTGCTCGGCTTTATACAAGAAAAG GGCCATGGTTTAGGATGTCCAATATCTCATACACCGAGATACTTGACTGTGAAGGGGCTATCAAAGAACTTTCTG AAGCAGGCTTCCTATGTTCCATTGAATCAGACAATAATGTCCAAGAAGATGACTTAAAGGAGATCTTGAATGTACTGAACGTTGGTGAGCTGCGGGAACTGGTCAATAGTGTCATCGACGAG AATTTTACGCGGACGTATTGGAAGAGACATAAAAAGTGCACTCCTGTTATGAAAAAACAAGATTTGATTAGTTCACTTCTATCTTCATACAAGGACAATATCTG CTCCAACCTCCTGAGTTTGATTTTACTAAAAACTGCAGTCTGTGTTCGAGTAACTGCATCAGCTGAGTCTCTTATTTGGCGAGCTGAG CGGCTATTCTTCTTGAATGGGGAGCAGGACTTATCGTCATTTTTACTTGTTGATTTAGGAATTATTAAGTATCCAACTTACAACTGTATATTGTCAGACCATATTTTTAGACATAGAAACGAACTGCTTTCTTATGAGGAG GCAATTGAGGTTGCACAAATTATGGATGAATCTCTGGATTTAAATAATTCTGAGTTGGTTTCAAGGTGCATAGAGGTTTCTGACCACCGCATCTTCAATCCTGTACAAGCAGTCCAATCATCAACTGCTGGATCAATAGATACATTTTTGTCATGTTTTTCAGCTTCATGGGTCTACTCTAAGGTGGTCTTGTTAGGTGTTTCATTCCTTGAGCGTGAGCTGAG GTATATTGAAGCTATCAAGCTACTAAAGCGCCTTCTGGTTAATTTCATTTCTGACAGAAGAAGGGGATACTGGACACTGAGGCTATCAGTTGACCTGGAACATGTGGGACGTATAAATGAGAGTCTTCAAGTTGCTGAGGATGGGTTACTTGATCCCTGGGTTCGTGCTGGTTCAAGATTGGCCTTACAAAGGCGGGTTCTACGACTGGGAAGGCCACCTAGGCGCTGGAGAACTCCTAGTTATTCACAATCTGTTAAAAGGAAGATAACTGAG GTTCATATTCAAGGTAGACCATTAAACAGTAAGACAGGAATGAGGAGTATATTTTATGGTGAAGATGGAGAGCAATGTGGAGTGGAAGAACTTGCTTTGCAGTATTACGCTGGAGAAGGAGGTGCATGGATGGGTGTCCATACAGAGAGTGGCATTTGGTTGACTATTTTTGGGCTTTTGATGTgggatattatgtttgctgatGTGCCAAATGCCTTTTGCACCAAGTTTCAG TTCACAGGGGCAAATCTTTGA
- the LOC113736847 gene encoding fanconi-associated nuclease 1 homolog isoform X1, whose amino-acid sequence MLTGRESLKRLIGKRRRFLPNRHSIISSALPSPESTLNLWKKEEVDDETSSGDDKNGAPELVSCPICGVEVPGDNDVINSHLDACLARGTEPCDAIVSNSRLDACIVRGTKRKLSQRTLFQLNFCSRSKVKVHSVVLDSAEVVDVAESDSINGIRWYRHHGYDDTECFEKCSSNQVEWPLESVATGNNEVAGYADKPVNDEVIENDVDSPSLPSEGKVSEKDRQEPMEDDELSELSLQTFIVGRKFADQTELTLQTKMILSRDPENPKDPNAIKVVSADRGCNNVIGFLPRKLAEHLSPLIDKFHLYFEGHVTSVPQHALAVVPIQIFCQNKSVLDGKDCDSWKLFKSLWRHAVYAVDSAKTRPPGMTGYQQNLVLMIQEVLKSHSHLLTDGEKTFLERLTLLSDDSQRLFARLYTRKGPWFRMSNISYTEILDCEGAIKELSEAGFLCSIESDNNVQEDDLKEILNVLNVGELRELVNSVIDENFTRTYWKRHKKCTPVMKKQDLISSLLSSYKDNICSNLLSLILLKTAVCVRVTASAESLIWRAERLFFLNGEQDLSSFLLVDLGIIKYPTYNCILSDHIFRHRNELLSYEEAIEVAQIMDESLDLNNSELVSRCIEVSDHRIFNPVQAVQSSTAGSIDTFLSCFSASWVYSKVVLLGVSFLERELRYIEAIKLLKRLLVNFISDRRRGYWTLRLSVDLEHVGRINESLQVAEDGLLDPWVRAGSRLALQRRVLRLGRPPRRWRTPSYSQSVKRKITEVHIQGRPLNSKTGMRSIFYGEDGEQCGVEELALQYYAGEGGAWMGVHTESGIWLTIFGLLMWDIMFADVPNAFCTKFQTAPLDLETDSFYAARKSLIEGLLGKINDGMAEEILITSWELHAGTACRGVNWEKHSLAELRAAVTCIGGPCLASICRHLAQDYRSWSSGMPDLLLWRFHDNYKGEAKLVEVKGPRDRLSEQQRAWLLFLMDCGFNVEVCKVTAPVVK is encoded by the exons ATGCATGTCTTGCTAGAGGGACTGAACCTTGTGATGCTATCGTCAGCAATTCTCGTTTAG ATGCATGCATTGTTAGAGGAACTAAGCGGAAATTAAGTCAGCGTACCCTTTTTCAGTTGAACTTTTGCTCAAGATCCAAAGTTAAAGTTCATTCTGTTGTGTTGGATTCTGCTGAAGTTGTTGATGTTGCTGAGAGTGATTCAATTAATGGTATTAGATGGTACAGACATCATGGATATGATGACACAGAATGTTTTGAAAAATGCAGTAGCAATCAAGTGGAATGGCCATTGGAGTCAGTTGCTACTGGAAACAATGAAGTAGCAGGTTATGCAGATAAGCCAGTTAATGATGAAGTAATCGAGAATGATGTTGATTCCCCTTCACTGCCTTCTGAAGGGAAGGTGTCTGAAAAAGATAGGCAGGAACCCATGGAGGATGATGAACTATCAGAGTTGTCTCTTCAAACATTCATTGTTGGCAGAAAGTTTGCTGATCAAACAGAGTTAACTCTTCAGACAAAGATGATCCTCTCAAGAGACCCTGAGAATCCCAAAGATCCAAATGCTATTAAG GTCGTTTCTGCAGATCGTGGGTGTAATAATGTGATCGGTTTTCTACCACGCAAGTTGGCTGAGCATCTATCTCCCCTAATAGACAAGTTCCACCTATATTTTGAG GGTCATGTGACTTCTGTTCCACAGCATGCTCTTGCTGTTGTCCCTATTCAAATTTTCTGTCAAAATAAGTCAGTACTTGATGGAAAAGATTGTGACAGTTGGAAACTTTTCAAGTCCTTGTGGAGACATGCTGTGTATGCTGTTGATTCTGCGAAGACTCGTCCTCCAGGCATGACAGGATATCAGCAGAACCTTGTTCTAATGATACAAGAGGTTTTAAAGAGCCATTCACATCTTTTGACTGATGGAGAAAAGACTTTCCTTG AACGCTTGACCTTGCTTTCGGATGACAGTCAGAGGCTCTTTGCTCGGCTTTATACAAGAAAAG GGCCATGGTTTAGGATGTCCAATATCTCATACACCGAGATACTTGACTGTGAAGGGGCTATCAAAGAACTTTCTG AAGCAGGCTTCCTATGTTCCATTGAATCAGACAATAATGTCCAAGAAGATGACTTAAAGGAGATCTTGAATGTACTGAACGTTGGTGAGCTGCGGGAACTGGTCAATAGTGTCATCGACGAG AATTTTACGCGGACGTATTGGAAGAGACATAAAAAGTGCACTCCTGTTATGAAAAAACAAGATTTGATTAGTTCACTTCTATCTTCATACAAGGACAATATCTG CTCCAACCTCCTGAGTTTGATTTTACTAAAAACTGCAGTCTGTGTTCGAGTAACTGCATCAGCTGAGTCTCTTATTTGGCGAGCTGAG CGGCTATTCTTCTTGAATGGGGAGCAGGACTTATCGTCATTTTTACTTGTTGATTTAGGAATTATTAAGTATCCAACTTACAACTGTATATTGTCAGACCATATTTTTAGACATAGAAACGAACTGCTTTCTTATGAGGAG GCAATTGAGGTTGCACAAATTATGGATGAATCTCTGGATTTAAATAATTCTGAGTTGGTTTCAAGGTGCATAGAGGTTTCTGACCACCGCATCTTCAATCCTGTACAAGCAGTCCAATCATCAACTGCTGGATCAATAGATACATTTTTGTCATGTTTTTCAGCTTCATGGGTCTACTCTAAGGTGGTCTTGTTAGGTGTTTCATTCCTTGAGCGTGAGCTGAG GTATATTGAAGCTATCAAGCTACTAAAGCGCCTTCTGGTTAATTTCATTTCTGACAGAAGAAGGGGATACTGGACACTGAGGCTATCAGTTGACCTGGAACATGTGGGACGTATAAATGAGAGTCTTCAAGTTGCTGAGGATGGGTTACTTGATCCCTGGGTTCGTGCTGGTTCAAGATTGGCCTTACAAAGGCGGGTTCTACGACTGGGAAGGCCACCTAGGCGCTGGAGAACTCCTAGTTATTCACAATCTGTTAAAAGGAAGATAACTGAG GTTCATATTCAAGGTAGACCATTAAACAGTAAGACAGGAATGAGGAGTATATTTTATGGTGAAGATGGAGAGCAATGTGGAGTGGAAGAACTTGCTTTGCAGTATTACGCTGGAGAAGGAGGTGCATGGATGGGTGTCCATACAGAGAGTGGCATTTGGTTGACTATTTTTGGGCTTTTGATGTgggatattatgtttgctgatGTGCCAAATGCCTTTTGCACCAAGTTTCAG ACAGCTCCCTTAGATCTGGAGACAGATAGCTTTTATGCAGCCAGAAAGAGCCTTATAGAGGGACTTCTGGGAAAGATTAATGATGGCATGGCAGAAGAAATTCTTATCACGTCATGGGAGTTACATGCAGGAACAGCCTGCAGGGGAGTGAACTGGGAAAAGCATTCCTTGGCTGAGCTTCGTGCTGCTGTCACATGCATTGGGGGTCCTTGTCTTGCATCAATTTGCAGGCATTTGGCTCAAGATTATCGGAGCTGGTCGAGTGGAATGCCTGATCTCTTGCTTTGGCGTTTTCACGACAATTATAAAGGTGAAGCAAAGCTTGTTGAAGTAAAAGGCCCAAGGGACAGACTTTCCGAACAGCAGCGTGCATGGCTGCTGTTTCTTATGGACTGCGGCTTCAACGTTGAAGTGTGCAAAGTAACTGCTCCAGTCGTGAAGTAA